Proteins from a genomic interval of Lysobacter arenosi:
- a CDS encoding YihY family inner membrane protein: MEPLNTLNRWSERARDRARAGTFFRFLAKRFLDDNLFQAAGALSYTTVFALVPLSMVVFGVLSAFPVFGEWSDRLSDYIFSNFVPSAARSVESYLKQFSANAGQLTAAGVIALVVSLLITLNGVEATFNRIWRVKTGRPKVGRFLVYWTVLTLGALMAAASLAISARFFAMSMFETEAGHILQKLMLRLTPIAIELLAFAAIYRVVPHRTIQWRHAIAGAMLATFGFEFVKWGIGLYLGNFGSYSKIYGTLAFVPIFLLWIYLSWVAILLGASLASSMSAFRYQPASMRLPLGHEIYGLLRLLGRFNEARRKGNGLHIVDIEQLEPMLTDALVQQMLAQLDEINVVRRAEDGEWLLTRDLDELTLAELYEACNLRIPIAEAVLPCRDDALGRSAISVLDELRIPLRELLKRRASTIHSEEV; the protein is encoded by the coding sequence ATGGAGCCACTGAACACCTTGAACCGCTGGAGCGAGCGCGCGCGTGACCGTGCACGTGCGGGCACCTTCTTCCGCTTCCTCGCCAAACGCTTCCTCGACGACAACCTGTTCCAGGCCGCCGGCGCGCTGTCGTACACGACCGTGTTCGCGCTGGTGCCGCTGTCGATGGTGGTGTTCGGGGTGCTGTCGGCGTTCCCGGTCTTCGGCGAATGGAGCGACCGGCTCAGCGACTACATCTTCTCCAACTTCGTGCCCAGCGCGGCACGTTCGGTCGAGTCCTATCTCAAGCAGTTCTCGGCCAACGCCGGACAACTCACCGCCGCCGGCGTGATCGCCCTGGTGGTGTCGCTGCTGATCACCCTCAACGGCGTAGAAGCGACGTTCAACCGGATCTGGCGGGTGAAGACCGGGCGGCCAAAGGTAGGCCGCTTCCTCGTCTACTGGACCGTGCTGACGTTGGGCGCGCTGATGGCCGCGGCGAGCCTGGCGATCTCGGCGCGATTCTTCGCCATGTCGATGTTCGAAACCGAGGCCGGCCACATCCTGCAGAAGCTGATGCTGCGCCTGACGCCGATCGCCATCGAGCTGCTGGCCTTCGCCGCGATCTACCGCGTGGTGCCGCACCGCACGATCCAGTGGCGCCACGCCATTGCCGGCGCGATGCTGGCGACGTTCGGCTTCGAGTTCGTGAAGTGGGGCATCGGCCTGTACCTGGGCAACTTCGGCTCGTACTCGAAGATCTACGGCACGCTCGCCTTCGTGCCGATCTTCCTGCTGTGGATCTACCTGAGCTGGGTCGCGATCCTGCTTGGCGCGTCGCTGGCCTCGTCGATGTCGGCGTTCCGCTACCAGCCTGCGAGCATGCGCTTGCCGCTGGGGCATGAAATCTACGGTCTGCTGCGCCTGCTCGGGCGCTTCAACGAGGCGCGCAGGAAGGGCAACGGCCTGCACATCGTCGACATCGAGCAGCTCGAGCCGATGCTGACCGACGCGCTGGTGCAGCAGATGCTCGCCCAGCTCGACGAGATCAACGTGGTGCGCCGCGCCGAAGACGGCGAATGGCTGCTGACCCGCGACCTCGACGAGCTGACCCTGGCCGAACTCTACGAAGCCTGCAACCTGCGCATCCCGATCGCCGAGGCGGTGCTGCCCTGCCGCGATGACGCCCTGGGTCGTTCCGCCATTTCGGTGCTCGACGAGCTGCGCATCCCGTTGCGCGAGCTGCTCAAGCGCCGCGCGTCCACCATTCATTCCGAAGAGGTCTAG
- the wrbA gene encoding NAD(P)H:quinone oxidoreductase codes for MTEILVLYYSRGGSVARLARHIARGIGEVEGVGARIRTVPPVAAVTQTAAPPVPEDGAPYVEARDLVECAGIALGSPTRFGNMAAPVKHWFDGLGAEWASGTLVGKPAAVFTSTATMHGGQESTLLTMMVPLLHHGCILMGIPYTEPALTSTRSGGTPYGASHVAGSGDDPQPSDEEAQLARALGRRLATLVAKVAA; via the coding sequence ATGACCGAGATTCTGGTGCTCTATTACAGCCGCGGCGGTTCGGTGGCGCGTCTGGCGCGGCATATCGCGCGCGGCATCGGCGAGGTCGAGGGCGTCGGCGCGCGCATCCGCACCGTGCCGCCGGTGGCGGCGGTGACGCAGACCGCGGCGCCGCCGGTGCCCGAGGACGGCGCGCCGTACGTCGAAGCGCGCGACCTGGTCGAGTGCGCGGGCATCGCGCTAGGCAGCCCCACCCGCTTCGGCAACATGGCCGCTCCCGTCAAGCATTGGTTCGACGGCCTCGGCGCGGAATGGGCCAGCGGAACGCTGGTCGGCAAGCCGGCGGCGGTGTTCACCTCCACCGCCACCATGCACGGCGGCCAGGAATCGACCCTGCTGACGATGATGGTGCCGCTGCTGCACCACGGCTGCATCCTGATGGGCATCCCCTATACCGAGCCGGCACTGACCAGCACGCGCAGCGGCGGCACGCCGTACGGCGCCAGCCACGTCGCCGGCAGCGGCGACGACCCGCAGCCCAGCGACGAGGAAGCGCAGCTCGCGCGTGCCCTCGGCCGGCGCCTGGCGACGCTGGTCGCGAAGGTGGCCGCATGA
- a CDS encoding DUF2069 domain-containing protein produces the protein MSARQVLVAALLALAALFVAWFAPQPSARVAVAVFALPPVLLAAVALRGSRKAAFWAGVFALGWFSHGVMVAWSRPGERGYAIAEIVLALVIILAGNLPGLRARFARKR, from the coding sequence ATGAGCGCGCGGCAGGTGCTGGTCGCCGCGCTGCTGGCGCTGGCGGCGTTGTTCGTGGCCTGGTTTGCGCCACAGCCCTCGGCGCGGGTCGCCGTGGCGGTGTTCGCGCTGCCGCCGGTACTGCTGGCGGCCGTGGCACTGCGGGGTAGCCGAAAGGCCGCATTCTGGGCCGGCGTGTTCGCGCTGGGCTGGTTCAGCCATGGCGTGATGGTGGCCTGGTCGCGTCCGGGCGAACGCGGCTATGCCATCGCCGAGATCGTGCTGGCACTGGTGATCATCCTGGCCGGCAACCTGCCCGGGCTGCGGGCGCGGTTCGCGCGCAAGCGCTGA
- a CDS encoding asparaginase domain-containing protein, with protein sequence MDQLCIVTTGGTIDKIYFDDKSDYQIGEPQIGGILRELGVAFQFNVIPILRKDSLHITAEDRQLIRATIAAQPARHVLITHGTDTMVETAKVLSSLGDKVIVLTGALSPARFRGSDAEFNVGCAVGAVQSLPPGVYIAMNGRIWDPTKVRKNVAANRFEAD encoded by the coding sequence ATGGATCAGCTCTGCATCGTCACCACCGGCGGCACGATCGACAAGATCTACTTCGACGACAAGTCGGACTACCAGATCGGCGAGCCGCAGATCGGCGGGATCCTGCGCGAGCTGGGCGTGGCCTTCCAGTTCAACGTGATCCCGATCCTGCGCAAGGATTCGCTGCACATCACCGCCGAGGATCGCCAGCTGATCCGCGCAACCATCGCCGCGCAACCGGCGCGCCACGTGCTGATCACCCACGGCACCGACACCATGGTGGAAACCGCCAAGGTGCTGTCGAGCCTGGGCGACAAGGTGATCGTGCTGACCGGCGCGCTGAGCCCGGCCCGGTTCCGCGGCTCCGACGCGGAGTTCAATGTAGGTTGCGCCGTCGGTGCGGTGCAGTCGCTGCCGCCGGGCGTCTACATCGCCATGAACGGCCGCATCTGGGATCCGACCAAGGTGCGTAAGAACGTCGCAGCCAATCGCTTCGAAGCGGACTGA
- a CDS encoding proprotein convertase P-domain-containing protein, with translation MSGRTGNAPSNASVTVAIVHTYQGDLKVDLVAPDGSLYNIHNRTGGSADNVNKTVTLNLSSEPLNGTWKLRVNDNAGGDTGYINSWSVTF, from the coding sequence GTGTCGGGCCGCACCGGCAACGCTCCGAGCAATGCTTCGGTGACGGTCGCCATCGTCCACACCTACCAGGGCGACCTGAAGGTGGACCTGGTTGCGCCGGATGGTTCGCTCTACAACATCCACAACCGCACCGGCGGCAGTGCCGACAACGTCAACAAGACGGTCACGCTGAATCTTTCCAGCGAACCGCTCAACGGCACGTGGAAGCTGCGCGTCAACGACAACGCCGGCGGCGACACCGGCTACATCAACAGCTGGAGCGTCACGTTCTGA